The Syngnathus typhle isolate RoL2023-S1 ecotype Sweden linkage group LG16, RoL_Styp_1.0, whole genome shotgun sequence genome includes a region encoding these proteins:
- the irf2bpl gene encoding probable E3 ubiquitin-protein ligase IRF2BPL produces the protein MSSPPLPAPSLARRQSCYLCDLPRMSWAMIWDFSEAVCRGCVNYEGADRIEFAIETARHLRRTHGLQEPKNGKEIFSQHLADGAAKSQQPSLLYPVLSADTRVRLDYQGRLPNGLGGPNGFKQDDGPPELNPNSRSRGHGGLPLAPGLVNTTPNLLPQTLLNGPGAQSMPSRTAPQGSTLCLSEPAAKRPSSVSGVEQDREMKDKQRNAETLSELSETLRNRQEEWANKPKMVRNSLLTLSGCTPFEVRFKKDHGLVGRVFAFDAVCKPGVDYELKIFIEYPSGSGNVFSSASGVAKQMYQDCMKDLGRGLSSGFKYLEYEKKHGSGDWRLLGDLLPEPLRVFKDCLGADMLPQPHIDGTHPPLPTSLLSSARAPSGSRGGSRKRKSSPEQDSAESAPKPMEEQHRQWIANQAKALKLPYGGNPLGAPTGRSTPRESSESPVGALVSTADTSIHSSSGSPSPAGGHRGLSSRNGDPRGAEQATVAASGPLCCTLCHERLEDTHFVQCPSAAHHKFCFPCSRDSIKAQGAAAEVYCPSGDKCPLVGSSVPWAFMQGEIATILAGDVQIKKERDP, from the coding sequence ATGTCCTCACCCCCGCTGCCGGCGCCGTCGTTGGCGCGCAGACAATCCTGTTACCTCTGCGACCTGCCCCGCATGTCCTGGGCCATGATCTGGGACTTCAGCGAAGCTGTGTGCCGCGGTTGCGTCAACTACGAGGGCGCCGATCGGATCGAGTTTGCCATCGAGACTGCCCGGCACCTGAGGCGGACTCACGGCCTCCAGGAGCCCAAAAACGGGAAAGAGATCTTCAGCCAGCATCTGGCGGACGGAGCAGCAAAGTCCCAGCAGCCCTCCTTACTGTACCCGGTGCTGAGTGCAGACACCCGAGTCAGGTTGGACTATCAAGGTAGGCTGCCCAATGGGCTCGGGGGACCGAACGGGTTCAAACAGGACGACGGACCGCCAGAGCTGAACCCAAACTCCAGGAGCAGGGGTCACGGCGGTCTGCCGTTGGCCCCGGGACTGGTTAACACGACACCCAACCTGCTGCCCCAAACGCTGCTGAATGGACCGGGCGCGCAGAGCATGCCGAGCAGAACTGCACCGCAGGGCTCCACGCTGTGTCTGAGCGAACCTGCCGCAAAGCGACCGTCCTCTGTGTCAGGTGTGGAGCAGGACCGGGAGATGAAAGACAAGCAGAGGAACGCAGAGACGCTGAGTGAGCTGAGCGAAACTCTTCGGAACCGGCAGGAGGAGTGGGCCAACAAGCCCAAGATGGTTCGAAACAGCCTGCTCACTCTGTCCGGGTGCACCCCCTTTGAGGTCCGCTTCAAGAAGGATCACGGCCTGGTCGGGCGCGTATTCGCTTTCGACGCGGTGTGCAAACCCGGTGTTGACTACGAGCTGAAGATCTTTATTGAGTATCCGAGCGGTTCTGGGAACGTGTTCTCCAGCGCCTCGGGGGTGGCCAAGCAGATGTACCAAGACTGTATGAAGGACCTGGGCCGAGGTCTGTCCTCTGGGTTCAAGTACCTGGAGTATGAGAAGAAGCATGGTTCTGGTGACTGGCGGTTGCTTGGTGATTTGTTACCAGAACCTCTACGGGTCTTTAAGGACTGCTTGGGGGCGGATATGCTGCCCCAGCCCCACATCGACGGCACCCACCCGCCGCTGCCCACCTCCCTGCTGTCCTCCGCCCGGGCCCCGAGTGGTTCCAGAGGCGGCTCCAGGAAGAGGAAGTCCTCTCCGGAACAGGATTCGGCCGAGAGTGCCCCGAAGCCGATGGAGGAGCAGCACAGGCAGTGGATCGCCAACCAAGCCAAAGCCCTCAAACTTCCCTACGGCGGCAACCCATTGGGTGCCCCCACTGGCCGCTCCACCCCGCGAGAATCCTCTGAGTCACCAGTGGGTGCTCTAGTGTCCACAGCCGACACGTCGATCCACTCTAGCAGCGGGTCCCCTTCCCCCGCAGGCGGCCATAGGGGCCTCTCTTCTCGCAACGGAGACCCCAGGGGTGCTGAGCAAGCGACGGTGGCCGCCAGCGGGCCTCTGTGCTGCACACTGTGTCACGAGCGCCTGGAGGACACTCACTTTGTCCAGTGTCCGTCCGCCGCCCACCACAAGTTCTGCTTCCCGTGCTCCCGAGACAGCATCAAGGCCCAGGGCGCTGCCGCCGAGGTCTACTGTCCCAGTGGGGACAAGTGCCCTCTGGTGGGTTCCAGCGTCCCCTGGGCCTTCATGCAGGGAGAGATCGCCACCATCTTGGCAGGCGACGTCCAAATCAAGAAGGAGAGAGACCCTTGA
- the timm9 gene encoding mitochondrial import inner membrane translocase subunit Tim9 isoform X2, with amino-acid sequence MSHYNQHRSREEGSLLVIPSSNMTVQVSESDQIKQFKEFLGTYNKLTENCFMDCVKDFTSREVRPEESSCSESCLQKYLKMTQRISMRFQEYHIQQNEALAAKAGLLAQPR; translated from the exons ATGTCACACTATAATCAACATCG CTCGCGAGAAGAGGGCTCACTGCTAGTTATTCCTTCGTCCAACATGACGGTTCAGGTGTCCGAGTCAGATCAGATCAAACAG TTCAAAGAGTTCCTCGGGACATACAACAAGCTGACTGAGAACTGCTTCATGGACTGCGTTAAAGACTTCACCAGCCGGGAAGTCCGCCCCGAGGAG TCGAGCTGCTCCGAGTCATGTCTCCAGAAGTACTTGAAGATGACGCAGCGGATCTCTATGCGCTTCCAGGAGTACCACATCCAGCAAAACGAGGCACTGGCAGCCAAAGCCGGTCTGTTGGCACAGCCCAGATGA
- the timm9 gene encoding mitochondrial import inner membrane translocase subunit Tim9 isoform X3, with translation MYISSPSVRPSVHLKRFTANSNRFKEFLGTYNKLTENCFMDCVKDFTSREVRPEESSCSESCLQKYLKMTQRISMRFQEYHIQQNEALAAKAGLLAQPR, from the exons ATGTACATTTCCTCTCCGTCCGTTCGTCCTTCAGTCCACTTGAAGCGTTTCACGGCAAACTCAAACCGG TTCAAAGAGTTCCTCGGGACATACAACAAGCTGACTGAGAACTGCTTCATGGACTGCGTTAAAGACTTCACCAGCCGGGAAGTCCGCCCCGAGGAG TCGAGCTGCTCCGAGTCATGTCTCCAGAAGTACTTGAAGATGACGCAGCGGATCTCTATGCGCTTCCAGGAGTACCACATCCAGCAAAACGAGGCACTGGCAGCCAAAGCCGGTCTGTTGGCACAGCCCAGATGA
- the timm9 gene encoding mitochondrial import inner membrane translocase subunit Tim9 isoform X1, with protein MTVQVSESDQIKQFKEFLGTYNKLTENCFMDCVKDFTSREVRPEESSCSESCLQKYLKMTQRISMRFQEYHIQQNEALAAKAGLLAQPR; from the exons ATGACGGTTCAGGTGTCCGAGTCAGATCAGATCAAACAG TTCAAAGAGTTCCTCGGGACATACAACAAGCTGACTGAGAACTGCTTCATGGACTGCGTTAAAGACTTCACCAGCCGGGAAGTCCGCCCCGAGGAG TCGAGCTGCTCCGAGTCATGTCTCCAGAAGTACTTGAAGATGACGCAGCGGATCTCTATGCGCTTCCAGGAGTACCACATCCAGCAAAACGAGGCACTGGCAGCCAAAGCCGGTCTGTTGGCACAGCCCAGATGA